One window from the genome of Candidatus Methanomethylicota archaeon encodes:
- a CDS encoding 50S ribosomal protein L40e → MPIQDQEALKIAQQKRLFFMICRECGARNPPNATKCRRCKRKNLRWKKRERSK, encoded by the coding sequence ATGCCTATACAGGATCAAGAAGCCTTAAAAATTGCACAGCAAAAAAGGTTATTTTTCATGATATGCAGAGAATGTGGTGCTCGAAATCCACCTAATGCCACAAAATGTAGACGTTGCAAAAGGAAAAATTTAAGATGGAAGAAACGTGAACGATCAAAATAA
- a CDS encoding MBL fold metallo-hydrolase — translation MKVNILGAAGEIGRSAIQLTTSNSNILMDYGISLSKNEPKFPISISSKELDAILLTHAHLDHSGGIPIFYVSTKPRLITTKITVEISELLIKDLIKLSSYYLPYESLELTNMIKSAKPVSINDHFRLKDLSIQLLNAGHIPGSSMFFIEGDGKKILYTGDFNVISTKMLHGAQIDIPYLDAIIIEGTYATIDHEDRTKVERDFVYSVNEIVSNGGTVVIPAFSVGRAQEILCVLHQYNVKGKIYIDGMAKDASSIFLNNPDFFRDYSLLLEAHKRAIWVNSWSERRKACKEPGIIIAPAGMLKGGNVRFYVKKTAKDHKNAIFLVSYQVEDTPGAMLMKNGVYNFGGKTEKVNARIKWFDFSSHCGNKELLHTIKMANAKKVILVHGEKNKLEKFKIILQDEKIAEDIIIPEVGEEISI, via the coding sequence ATGAAAGTAAATATACTTGGTGCAGCCGGAGAAATCGGAAGATCTGCAATACAATTAACTACATCAAATTCCAATATACTAATGGATTATGGTATTTCTTTATCTAAAAATGAACCAAAATTTCCCATATCTATTTCTAGCAAGGAGTTGGATGCTATACTACTTACTCATGCTCATTTAGATCATTCTGGTGGAATACCCATCTTCTATGTTTCCACAAAACCAAGATTAATAACAACAAAAATTACTGTCGAAATAAGTGAATTATTAATAAAAGATCTTATAAAATTATCATCATATTATTTACCATACGAATCTTTAGAACTAACCAATATGATTAAATCAGCAAAACCTGTAAGTATAAATGACCATTTTAGGTTAAAAGATCTATCTATTCAACTATTGAATGCAGGACACATACCTGGAAGTTCAATGTTTTTCATAGAAGGTGATGGTAAAAAGATACTATATACTGGCGACTTCAATGTTATAAGTACAAAAATGTTACATGGTGCACAAATAGACATCCCTTATTTGGATGCAATAATTATTGAAGGAACATATGCAACAATTGATCATGAGGATAGGACAAAGGTTGAGCGTGATTTTGTCTATTCTGTTAATGAAATAGTGAGCAATGGTGGTACTGTAGTCATACCAGCTTTCTCGGTTGGACGCGCCCAAGAAATACTCTGTGTACTACATCAATACAACGTAAAGGGAAAAATATACATCGATGGAATGGCAAAGGACGCTAGTAGCATTTTCTTGAATAATCCTGACTTCTTTAGAGATTACTCTCTATTGTTAGAGGCCCATAAACGGGCGATATGGGTAAACAGTTGGTCAGAGCGAAGGAAAGCTTGTAAAGAACCTGGGATCATAATAGCCCCTGCAGGTATGCTTAAGGGAGGAAATGTGCGATTTTATGTAAAAAAGACAGCAAAAGATCATAAAAATGCAATTTTCTTAGTCTCCTATCAAGTTGAAGACACTCCTGGAGCTATGCTAATGAAAAATGGTGTATATAATTTCGGTGGGAAAACTGAGAAAGTAAATGCGAGAATAAAATGGTTTGATTTTTCATCACATTGCGGTAATAAGGAATTACTACATACTATAAAAATGGCGAATGCAAAAAAGGTCATCTTAGTTCATGGTGAGAAAAATAAACTTGAAAAATTTAAGATAATACTTCAAGATGAAAAAATAGCTGAAGACATAATTATACCAGAAGTTGGAGAAGAAATATCAATATAA
- the tgtA gene encoding tRNA guanosine(15) transglycosylase TgtA, which yields MSFEIVDRDLMGRIGKIKTKSGILNTPAFFPVIDPVKNIIDTTIIKEHFKINQLMVNSYLIKQAMEKGIIRMNDIHLLLNFDGIIMTDSGAYQILSYGNISFNSEEAIVFQEKLNSDISVILDIPTLRTHTKIEAERTVLATLNNAMILEKKKTKDDILWVGPIQGGRYLDLVKECAIKMSQIPSIKMYGVGGPTQYMKSYAFEDLVDIIMTIKMSLPKDGPLHLFGAGHPILLPFLVALGCDTFDSASYALFAKDDRYITSYGTIKLSNLRYFPCFCDVCKKYEVNDLLEMNKFEREKLLAKHNLWVICNEINQIKQAIYEGRLWELIEAKSKFHPRLFNALLKLKKYKFLIEKHDPVIKSVTRGIFYTSSEGLIRPEVTRHLIKLKKNISFPDKTTLILIPDKGEKSRKYSLSLLKRFLTLSNDNNPLISGIHICIYGPPFGIIPLELINVYPLSQYEKALKTSVESEETVISALKIVLNKSNYDKAVVLFDTTTITRISMKKIVKLLKNKNIKLKVFVNCFPSSDTIIKTISQL from the coding sequence ATGTCATTTGAAATCGTAGATCGAGATTTAATGGGTAGAATCGGCAAAATAAAGACAAAAAGTGGAATATTAAATACTCCCGCATTTTTTCCAGTAATTGACCCTGTAAAAAATATCATTGATACGACAATTATCAAAGAACACTTTAAAATAAATCAATTAATGGTAAACTCATACTTAATAAAGCAAGCAATGGAAAAGGGAATTATACGTATGAATGACATTCATCTCCTATTAAATTTTGATGGGATAATAATGACAGATTCTGGCGCTTATCAAATATTAAGTTATGGCAATATATCTTTTAATTCTGAAGAAGCGATAGTTTTTCAAGAAAAGTTAAATAGTGACATTTCTGTCATTTTAGATATCCCTACATTAAGAACTCACACAAAAATTGAAGCTGAAAGAACAGTTCTTGCTACCTTAAATAATGCTATGATATTGGAAAAGAAGAAAACAAAGGACGACATACTTTGGGTTGGACCAATACAAGGAGGTAGGTACTTAGATTTGGTTAAAGAATGTGCAATAAAAATGAGTCAAATACCTTCAATTAAAATGTATGGTGTAGGCGGGCCAACACAATATATGAAAAGTTATGCTTTTGAAGATCTTGTTGATATTATTATGACCATAAAAATGTCTTTGCCAAAAGATGGCCCTCTACATCTATTCGGAGCTGGTCATCCTATATTACTACCATTTCTAGTGGCATTAGGATGTGATACCTTCGATTCAGCATCATACGCTCTTTTTGCAAAAGACGATCGTTATATAACATCTTATGGAACTATTAAATTATCTAATCTCAGATATTTCCCTTGTTTTTGCGATGTTTGTAAAAAATATGAAGTTAATGATTTACTGGAGATGAACAAATTTGAACGTGAAAAATTACTGGCTAAACACAATTTATGGGTTATATGTAATGAGATTAATCAAATAAAGCAAGCAATTTATGAAGGACGTCTATGGGAACTCATAGAAGCAAAATCAAAATTTCATCCAAGACTTTTTAATGCTTTGCTCAAATTGAAAAAATATAAATTTCTTATCGAAAAACATGATCCAGTAATTAAAAGTGTAACTCGAGGTATTTTCTATACCTCCTCAGAAGGACTTATAAGACCCGAAGTTACAAGGCATTTAATAAAGTTAAAGAAAAATATATCATTCCCAGATAAGACTACATTAATACTCATACCAGACAAAGGTGAAAAATCACGTAAATATTCATTATCCTTACTAAAGCGATTTCTAACGTTATCAAACGATAACAATCCTTTAATAAGTGGTATTCACATATGCATTTATGGCCCTCCATTTGGAATAATCCCATTAGAGCTGATTAACGTTTACCCTCTTTCTCAATATGAAAAAGCACTTAAAACAAGCGTTGAGTCGGAGGAGACAGTAATATCAGCATTAAAAATAGTGTTAAATAAAAGCAACTATGATAAAGCAGTGGTGCTTTTTGACACGACGACGATTACAAGAATTTCCATGAAGAAGATAGTTAAACTTTTGAAAAACAAAAACATTAAATTGAAAGTGTTCGTTAATTGTTTTCCTTCATCAGACACTATTATTAAAACTATTAGCCAATTGTGA
- a CDS encoding Lsm family RNA-binding protein: protein MSSPVTPSMARYLKELASLLDKNVSVRTIHSKKFRGKLVGYDPSSLNIILSNAKDEENNSYARILIRGEVISEIIREEEPFDLRGLAQRLEKLFPNNVTLLEDAGVIIVMDKVRVTEDGVIEGSGLIAEKVKKVYEQFVQEKEKSET from the coding sequence ATGAGCAGCCCAGTTACTCCAAGTATGGCAAGATATTTGAAAGAGCTTGCATCTCTGCTAGATAAAAATGTAAGTGTGAGAACGATTCATAGTAAGAAATTTCGTGGAAAACTTGTGGGGTATGATCCAAGCTCATTAAACATAATTCTTTCAAACGCAAAAGACGAAGAAAATAATAGTTACGCAAGAATACTAATAAGGGGGGAAGTTATTTCCGAAATAATAAGGGAGGAAGAACCATTCGATCTGAGAGGGTTGGCTCAACGATTAGAAAAACTATTTCCAAATAATGTGACATTGCTTGAAGATGCTGGTGTAATAATTGTTATGGATAAAGTGAGAGTAACTGAAGATGGGGTTATTGAAGGAAGTGGTTTGATAGCGGAAAAAGTAAAAAAGGTATATGAACAATTTGTGCAAGAGAAGGAGAAAAGTGAAACTTAA
- a CDS encoding transcription initiation factor IIB family protein: protein MENEEKVMKCKECGGRLIVSDYGELVCSECGLVHEKIYLQPLFEIEPLSDFSAVEKLYVNPDGKPLRKEDLGSTFIHINGKLKDNKGKEINKQRFFRLKRINTIYVKKHDKSIDAVMTLLRVCSLLNIPKSVYERAGYICNKILSGRRRVGTTYQLAAASLIIASREHKYPLTLKDVIRIFRELGHKVSAKSIMRITSEILNELSIKTIAIEPKDYMTRIMNILKSNIEINRRVIYFTGRRVEEYYNRLMNYSLSIYERIDEKFRIGKNPYLLAVSIVYIADKLVCKELNCQPILSQKLVSEVLGSTQYTLRQHMKYLNKVVKIEGNYDTN from the coding sequence ATGGAAAATGAAGAAAAAGTTATGAAATGTAAAGAGTGCGGTGGTAGGCTAATAGTTTCAGACTATGGAGAATTAGTATGTTCAGAATGTGGTCTTGTCCATGAAAAAATATACCTTCAACCATTATTTGAAATAGAACCGCTATCTGACTTTTCTGCTGTTGAAAAACTTTACGTAAATCCTGATGGAAAACCTTTAAGAAAGGAAGATTTAGGTTCCACATTTATTCATATAAACGGGAAACTTAAAGATAATAAGGGAAAGGAAATAAATAAACAGCGTTTTTTCAGATTAAAAAGGATAAACACCATTTATGTTAAAAAACACGATAAGAGTATTGATGCAGTTATGACTTTACTTAGAGTATGTTCACTGCTAAATATTCCAAAAAGTGTTTATGAGAGAGCAGGATACATTTGTAATAAGATATTGAGTGGTAGGAGAAGAGTGGGTACAACGTATCAATTAGCGGCAGCATCATTAATTATAGCATCTAGAGAGCATAAATATCCCTTAACTTTAAAAGATGTCATAAGAATTTTCCGCGAATTAGGACATAAGGTTTCAGCAAAATCTATAATGCGAATAACTTCCGAAATTTTAAATGAGCTTTCCATAAAAACTATAGCTATAGAACCTAAAGATTATATGACTAGGATAATGAATATTTTAAAAAGTAATATAGAGATTAATAGAAGAGTCATTTATTTTACTGGCAGAAGAGTGGAAGAGTATTATAATCGTTTAATGAATTACTCTCTTTCAATATATGAAAGAATAGATGAAAAATTTAGAATTGGGAAAAACCCATATCTTTTGGCAGTATCTATTGTTTATATTGCAGATAAACTGGTGTGCAAGGAGTTAAACTGTCAACCTATTCTGTCCCAAAAATTAGTTTCTGAAGTTTTGGGTTCAACACAATACACTCTTAGACAGCATATGAAATATTTGAATAAAGTGGTAAAAATTGAGGGAAATTATGACACTAATTAA
- the tadA gene encoding Flp pilus assembly complex ATPase component TadA, with the protein MEALFKPPRVVYVQRKSVIISFCSEMRIDENITYGDFFSNLTLMLSSLMPIYHYNLNLIDIKNISSYLRKDISKYAELLSKIRFSEKSTLNSIFKTNLKDKFQIYPIAGIFFNPPLNDHEEKIVKKEMGELPKDIKRLIERLILYSSIFKKITKKCESEKKEDALLTEKKDVNGYTVNIFNINKYTDKEMAKTYYNIKINYLDVRLIPAIWCLTTFLELNVPKNDVKFGPGFIEELMKYRENVARKILREYFIEIPENLHEKICVISNLAAMGMFKLAPFFLDDNIEEIYIDAPRKNIYLDHSEWGRCETRISLDESEIRCLATYVKAESGLPLDYSSPTIKTDLNTKLFKLRITIDAHPLIDTDYALIIRKFRKTPLTIIDLLRNGTLTVDALAYLLIALFHKRNILVIGEPSSGKTTLINALDMVTPSYWRRISVEEVVESLNLIDYGKHDVKYRIDPFDRDQSSKRRFMETIKLLHRSPNYIFFGELLTPEHVSIFLQSLEAGLHGIQTTHATSPEALIRKWILHYKLPIQSIENLDVIVHMKRILSYSENKRFVYRIVEPIVDDNEGEYRVELSNLFIYDGSLKLVRDLKDSWVFKKIVKEEQIPIEDLCEEYVAFKQLINQLFTIGGEATSIIRAFDKMINSRI; encoded by the coding sequence TTGGAAGCACTATTTAAACCTCCGAGAGTAGTTTATGTACAGCGAAAAAGCGTTATAATTTCATTTTGTAGTGAAATGAGAATTGATGAGAATATCACATATGGCGACTTTTTCAGCAACCTAACATTAATGTTGAGTTCATTAATGCCAATATATCACTATAACTTGAATCTAATAGATATAAAGAACATAAGCAGTTATTTAAGAAAAGATATTTCTAAATATGCGGAATTGTTGTCCAAAATACGTTTTTCAGAAAAAAGCACTCTAAATTCAATTTTCAAAACAAATTTGAAGGATAAATTTCAAATTTACCCAATCGCAGGAATATTCTTCAATCCACCACTCAACGATCATGAAGAAAAAATTGTAAAGAAAGAAATGGGAGAATTGCCAAAGGATATCAAGAGGTTAATAGAAAGACTTATACTTTATTCAAGTATTTTTAAGAAAATAACTAAAAAATGTGAATCAGAAAAGAAGGAAGACGCTTTATTGACTGAGAAAAAGGATGTAAACGGATATACCGTCAATATTTTTAATATCAATAAATATACAGATAAAGAAATGGCGAAAACTTATTATAATATTAAAATTAATTATTTAGACGTAAGGCTAATACCAGCCATATGGTGTTTAACAACATTTTTAGAACTCAATGTTCCAAAAAATGACGTAAAATTTGGTCCAGGATTTATTGAAGAATTGATGAAATATAGGGAAAATGTTGCAAGGAAAATATTAAGGGAATACTTCATCGAAATACCAGAAAATTTACATGAAAAAATATGTGTTATATCAAATCTAGCAGCTATGGGCATGTTTAAATTAGCACCTTTCTTCTTAGATGACAATATAGAGGAAATTTATATTGACGCCCCTAGAAAGAACATATATTTGGATCATAGTGAATGGGGAAGATGTGAAACAAGGATATCATTAGATGAAAGTGAAATAAGGTGTTTAGCAACATACGTAAAAGCCGAAAGTGGTTTACCATTAGATTATTCTTCACCTACGATAAAAACAGATTTAAATACTAAACTTTTTAAATTAAGAATAACTATTGATGCCCATCCCCTAATAGATACAGACTATGCACTTATTATTAGAAAATTTAGGAAAACACCTTTAACAATAATCGACTTGCTAAGAAATGGAACACTTACAGTAGATGCTCTTGCCTACCTTTTGATAGCTTTATTCCATAAACGTAATATTCTTGTTATTGGGGAACCATCCTCTGGAAAAACAACTTTGATAAATGCATTAGATATGGTTACACCATCGTATTGGAGGAGAATATCTGTGGAAGAAGTTGTTGAAAGTTTGAATTTAATAGATTATGGTAAACACGATGTTAAGTATAGGATAGACCCATTTGATCGTGACCAGTCCAGTAAGAGGAGATTTATGGAAACCATCAAGCTACTACATAGATCGCCAAATTACATATTTTTTGGAGAGCTCTTAACGCCAGAACATGTTTCAATATTTCTCCAATCATTAGAGGCAGGGTTGCATGGCATCCAAACGACCCACGCCACTTCTCCTGAAGCATTAATAAGAAAGTGGATACTTCACTACAAGTTACCTATTCAATCAATAGAAAATTTGGATGTAATAGTGCATATGAAGAGGATATTGTCGTATAGTGAAAATAAAAGATTTGTATATAGGATAGTTGAACCTATTGTTGATGATAATGAAGGGGAATATAGAGTTGAATTATCGAACTTATTCATTTATGATGGAAGCTTAAAATTAGTTAGAGATCTAAAAGACTCATGGGTATTTAAAAAAATAGTGAAAGAAGAACAGATACCTATTGAAGATCTTTGTGAAGAATATGTAGCATTCAAACAATTGATAAACCAACTTTTCACGATAGGCGGCGAAGCAACGAGTATAATTCGAGCATTTGATAAAATGATAAATTCAAGAATATGA
- a CDS encoding adenylate kinase family protein → MKGKVIIIGGCPGTGKTSISRKLSETLNAHHIDLSKFVMEENLFESIDPERSSFIPNNNLLINKLLQKINESKTLLIIEGHYADIIPPQYVLKAFVLRLHPKKLEMVLRQRGWDDKKVYENVMAELLDTCLINAIEQYGPEKVVEIDVTDRCIDDVVNEILAILSNLNNGKRKHIDWIETLEKEGILNEYLSKFSTT, encoded by the coding sequence ATGAAAGGGAAAGTAATAATTATTGGAGGGTGTCCAGGTACTGGAAAAACCTCGATAAGCCGAAAACTCAGTGAAACTTTGAATGCGCATCATATAGATTTATCTAAATTTGTAATGGAAGAAAATTTATTTGAGAGCATTGATCCTGAACGAAGTTCTTTCATACCAAACAATAATCTCCTAATAAATAAACTTCTCCAAAAAATAAATGAAAGTAAAACCCTATTAATCATAGAAGGACATTATGCTGATATAATTCCTCCACAATATGTCCTTAAAGCCTTTGTATTAAGGTTGCATCCCAAAAAGTTGGAAATGGTATTAAGACAAAGAGGATGGGATGATAAGAAGGTTTATGAGAATGTAATGGCAGAATTGCTTGATACTTGCCTTATTAATGCAATAGAACAATATGGCCCCGAAAAAGTTGTGGAAATTGATGTAACTGATAGATGCATCGATGATGTAGTAAATGAAATACTTGCGATACTATCAAATCTTAATAATGGTAAACGAAAACATATTGATTGGATTGAAACGTTGGAAAAAGAAGGCATTTTAAATGAATATCTATCAAAATTCTCAACCACCTAA
- a CDS encoding RNA repair domain-containing protein: MPKFTSIRDVLNRICWHPSENRECYEVIFIHRGAPDDLKSVSAKAIVKVRQQSFEYKEDEEKIVYIPFHRIVAIRNIKTGKVVWRSRKYKINKVLK, encoded by the coding sequence ATGCCTAAGTTTACGAGTATAAGAGATGTTTTGAACAGAATATGTTGGCATCCTAGTGAAAATAGAGAATGTTATGAAGTCATTTTTATTCATAGAGGGGCCCCAGATGATTTAAAGAGTGTATCAGCAAAAGCAATAGTAAAAGTGAGACAACAAAGTTTCGAATACAAAGAAGATGAGGAAAAAATTGTTTATATTCCATTTCATCGGATTGTAGCAATAAGGAATATAAAAACGGGGAAGGTCGTCTGGAGAAGCAGAAAATATAAGATAAATAAGGTTTTAAAGTAA
- a CDS encoding nicotinamide-nucleotide adenylyltransferase codes for MYNRGLYVGRFQPFHNGHLECIKYILSKCKEVIIVIGSAQASHTLDNPFTAGERIEMIRLALQEEGIELSKCIIIPVEDTLNNNHSIWVSKVKSMTPKFDVVFSNSPLTKKLFEEEGFKVEGIPYINREYYSGTNIRKLIICGGDWKKYVPRGVYDYIKSMKGEERLRDLSTKDYGRQSF; via the coding sequence ATGTACAATAGGGGTTTATACGTTGGAAGGTTTCAACCATTTCATAATGGACATTTAGAATGTATAAAATATATTTTGAGTAAATGCAAAGAGGTCATTATAGTTATTGGTAGCGCGCAGGCAAGCCATACATTAGATAACCCATTTACTGCAGGGGAGAGAATTGAAATGATAAGATTAGCTCTTCAAGAGGAAGGCATTGAACTTAGTAAGTGCATTATAATACCAGTGGAGGACACTTTAAATAATAACCATTCAATATGGGTTTCAAAAGTGAAAAGCATGACCCCAAAATTTGATGTTGTTTTTTCAAATAGCCCTTTAACGAAGAAATTGTTTGAAGAGGAAGGATTTAAAGTTGAAGGAATTCCATACATTAATAGGGAATATTATTCTGGAACTAATATTAGAAAATTAATTATATGTGGAGGGGATTGGAAAAAGTATGTGCCAAGGGGTGTTTATGATTATATAAAATCAATGAAAGGAGAGGAGAGATTGAGAGACTTATCAACAAAGGATTATGGGCGTCAGAGCTTTTAA
- the hypC gene encoding HypC/HybG/HupF family hydrogenase formation chaperone — protein sequence MCLAVPAKILTIHNDKAIADFGGVQREIIITLVKDDVKENDYVLVHAGFAIQKIDESSFKDIVNTWRTLLER from the coding sequence ATGTGCTTGGCTGTTCCTGCGAAAATACTAACTATCCATAATGATAAAGCGATAGCTGATTTTGGTGGCGTTCAAAGAGAGATAATAATAACTTTAGTTAAAGATGACGTAAAAGAAAATGATTATGTACTTGTCCATGCTGGATTTGCAATACAAAAAATAGATGAATCTTCATTTAAAGATATTGTGAATACCTGGAGGACTTTGCTAGAACGTTAA
- a CDS encoding peptidylprolyl isomerase: MPMNKGDFVLVNYTVKVKDTDEIVDTTIEDVAKKGNIYQKDKIYEPLLLILGEGQLFKKVEEEIMLMQPGEKKTIELKPEDAFGQRDPAKVKIISAKELTSRGITPKPGIRVETDEGIAIVRSVGGGRVVIDLNHPLAGKTLVYEVDVVKKIEDLKDKMLSLIHRRIPSIDISKFTVEINEGRIRIIIPEDAYLLEGLQYMKRGIVNDVQRFIKDVSKVEFIEVYEVKQKETTT; encoded by the coding sequence ATGCCTATGAATAAGGGGGACTTCGTCCTAGTGAATTACACTGTGAAAGTAAAAGATACTGATGAAATTGTTGACACAACAATAGAGGATGTTGCCAAAAAGGGAAATATATATCAAAAGGATAAAATATATGAACCTCTTCTTTTGATATTAGGTGAAGGCCAGCTATTTAAAAAAGTTGAAGAAGAAATCATGTTGATGCAACCTGGAGAGAAAAAGACTATTGAGTTGAAACCTGAAGATGCTTTTGGTCAAAGGGATCCAGCAAAGGTAAAGATAATTTCTGCAAAAGAGCTAACAAGTAGAGGCATAACACCTAAGCCAGGAATAAGAGTTGAAACAGATGAAGGGATTGCCATCGTTAGAAGTGTAGGTGGAGGTAGGGTGGTTATAGATTTAAATCATCCATTAGCAGGCAAAACTTTAGTTTACGAAGTTGATGTAGTCAAAAAAATAGAAGACCTTAAGGATAAAATGTTATCGTTAATACATAGACGGATACCATCAATTGACATATCAAAGTTTACTGTAGAGATAAATGAGGGAAGAATTAGGATAATTATACCAGAAGATGCATATTTGCTTGAAGGGTTGCAATATATGAAGCGTGGTATAGTCAACGATGTACAGCGATTTATTAAAGATGTAAGCAAAGTTGAATTTATCGAGGTATATGAGGTTAAACAAAAAGAAACAACAACGTAA
- a CDS encoding UPF0179 family protein — MHPPPASSKNDIIVTVVNSEVAKKGYKFIFEKNNLQCTECILKKICINKLEQGRVYEVVNVRNKEHFCKLLNGKVSIVEVKLASIELFLERKFAVEGVTITYTPIDCSTPCANIMYCKPLGVFKNDKIKIEKVLEPVYCKKGRDLIKVLSLPILKK, encoded by the coding sequence TTGCATCCACCACCGGCATCATCAAAGAATGACATCATAGTAACAGTAGTTAATAGCGAAGTTGCAAAAAAGGGGTATAAGTTTATTTTTGAAAAAAACAATTTGCAGTGTACAGAGTGCATTCTTAAAAAAATTTGCATAAATAAGCTAGAACAAGGAAGAGTATATGAGGTAGTAAACGTTAGAAACAAAGAACATTTCTGCAAATTATTAAATGGGAAAGTATCCATCGTAGAAGTTAAATTAGCGTCAATAGAACTCTTTTTGGAACGTAAATTTGCAGTTGAGGGGGTTACCATCACATATACTCCAATTGATTGCTCCACCCCCTGTGCAAACATTATGTACTGTAAGCCACTAGGAGTGTTTAAGAACGATAAAATAAAAATCGAAAAAGTGTTGGAACCTGTTTATTGTAAAAAAGGTAGAGATCTTATCAAAGTTCTATCCTTGCCAATATTGAAAAAATAA
- a CDS encoding NAD(P)-dependent glycerol-1-phosphate dehydrogenase codes for MSIHKIALPQTILVGPGAINNVNNICNDLKMRGKLIILTGPHVKEVAGERVYKILNDNNMESELYVLDGKNPIHDVENISERIKASNNVSCIFGVGGGKIIDIAKLISLKVGVPYISIPTAASHDGIASPIASIKAFNGKYKPSIMVNPPLAVIADSNIIIKAPYKLLASGCGDIIAKFTAIRDWRLAKKRVNEYYGEYAASLALMSASLIVKHAKKIRALKEESVRTVVEALISCGVAMCIAGSSRPCSGSEHLFSHALDIIAKKPALHGEQCGVGTIIMMYLHGGNWQRIKRTLSIIGAPTNAKELGVEENEIIEAIIKAKEIRKDRYTILNEKSLGWREAENIASTTGIIKE; via the coding sequence TTGAGTATACATAAAATTGCTTTGCCTCAAACAATACTTGTGGGTCCTGGTGCAATAAATAATGTAAACAATATATGCAATGACTTAAAAATGCGTGGGAAATTAATAATATTGACAGGTCCTCACGTTAAAGAAGTAGCCGGAGAACGTGTGTATAAAATACTGAACGATAATAACATGGAAAGTGAGCTATACGTTCTAGACGGAAAAAATCCAATTCATGATGTTGAAAATATATCTGAAAGAATAAAAGCATCAAACAATGTTAGTTGCATATTTGGTGTTGGTGGAGGGAAAATTATTGATATAGCAAAATTAATTTCGCTTAAAGTGGGAGTTCCATATATAAGCATTCCCACGGCTGCAAGCCATGATGGTATAGCATCTCCAATAGCATCTATAAAAGCATTTAACGGTAAATACAAACCCTCAATTATGGTGAATCCTCCGTTGGCGGTGATTGCTGATTCAAATATTATAATTAAAGCTCCATATAAGCTGTTAGCAAGTGGTTGCGGAGATATTATAGCAAAATTTACAGCCATAAGGGATTGGAGACTAGCCAAGAAACGTGTAAATGAGTATTATGGTGAGTATGCTGCGTCACTTGCGCTCATGTCTGCAAGTCTTATAGTAAAACATGCAAAAAAGATTAGAGCATTAAAGGAAGAAAGTGTCCGAACAGTTGTTGAAGCATTAATAAGTTGTGGAGTGGCGATGTGCATTGCTGGAAGTAGCAGACCATGTAGCGGCTCTGAACATCTTTTCAGTCATGCACTTGATATTATAGCGAAAAAACCAGCGTTACATGGAGAACAGTGCGGTGTTGGTACAATAATTATGATGTACTTGCATGGAGGAAACTGGCAACGCATAAAACGAACGTTATCTATTATTGGTGCTCCAACTAATGCTAAAGAGTTGGGTGTTGAAGAGAATGAAATAATAGAAGCCATTATTAAAGCTAAAGAAATACGTAAAGATAGATATACTATCTTGAATGAGAAAAGTTTAGGATGGAGAGAGGCTGAAAATATTGCATCCACCACCGGCATCATCAAAGAATGA